tttaatataatttccatataaaatttgacaagaaaatttcagacatatAGAAGGTAGAAAGGAAAATTTGGGGGAAAAAAGGAATGATAACACTCCTTGCTGAACAGCCTTGCGTGGACCCTCCCACCGAGTCTAAAGAGAAAAGGATAAAAAAAGACAAATggtgaagagaaaaaaaaagagacgatGCATTTTGCTTTGGTCACGTGGActcatgaataaaaaaaattaaattaagaaTGGGATCACGCAACGGAGTGCGAGTCGCACCGGTCGAAATCGAGCGCCAGGAGGTTCGCTGGCACTCGCGCGTAGGATTGGAATCGCCATGGAGCTCTCACTGTGAAATTGTTCTAAATCTCAATTTAATTGCGAGCCATGTCAGAGTTATCATAAACCATTAATAGACTATTGTCGGTAattaacatatatatatatatatagcatcaCTCTTCTGCGCAATGACCAAACAAAATGAtccattttagctttcaaaatGCAATCTGTGCAACTAACAAGCTTTGTGCTCAGCATTATGTAGTGACTTCGGAGCTAAAGTGAGCTGAACGCACTATTAGAAAATATAAGAAGTGTGACGGCTGAAATAACATAAAAACTTGATTATTCTAAAACACTTTGACAGTGCAGTGCATCTGTAGAGCTATGACAATTGATACCCACCGAACTCAAAAGCAGATGTACTGCACTATTTGATTTCTTGTTTAAAATTAAGACAACGTCATGCTGAATGGAGCCtgaaaatattgccaaatgctgTAATCTTGACTGATTTCAAATGTAGCAAAGCACACATCAATTGATACCAAATGATGCAATATCTCAATTTAGTGAATGATGCTTCAAGTTAGTTTTCATGATAATAACTTTTTCTATTTCAGATTTATCGTGGCTCTTGGTGGGGGCtgatgcaaatttttatggagccTTATCCATACCACCTCGGCTAATGCTTTACAGACTTGCAGCCTATTGAAAATCTGCAATCAGATCATATATACGATATGATGTCAAACATACAACATCTTTAGCAATCAGATCAAACATATTAGCCGCCTCTGATCAGGAAAACAGGGGCAGTCTAATTTATGTTTGTTGTATGTCTGGGATCTCTTTAAGTGTAGTTATATATCATGTATTAATGTTTCAGTCCTGTTATAATCTAAATACTTGGATATATTTTATTCCATCTTCAATATATTTTAAACATGTGTTGAGATGTGTGTAGTCCTATTGCTAAGGATAGCGCGCAGTATGTTCTAGTGCATATATATAAGCTAGCGACCCAAGAGTAACATGGCGTTGAGTATGTAGTGCAGCACACACGAGGATGCGTGGACTACTAGCTAGTGCAGGCACTATGCTATGCAGGAGCATCATTGGTCTACGCTTGCTGGACATGCGTGGTGCGCGAAAGCTGTCTACCATCAAGGCATCAACAAAAGCACTCCCCGTGGAAGAGCTGATGTTTAAAATAATTTAATCAACCGTGTTTCTTTTTCAAGAAGCAAAAGCATTTGATGAGTAAACACCTCGAGTTCAATTATGCGTTTGAGTTAGTGTCATTTAAAACGTGTTATAAAGCAGCAGAAGAATCGCACTAATTCAAAATACGGGTAATCTGCAAGTGAAAATTGGTGTGATTTCAATTCTGCTCGGACCCTGGAATCAAGTATCGATGTATCTCCCAGAGTTTAGCACAGTATTATTTCCCTTTATAATTTGGAAACCTCAGTTACTCTTGACTATAGTTGGATTATAGCTTGTGGGCTGGAAAGCAAAGCTGCTTAGTATAGCTAGCTCACCAAGGAGCAGCCGAGCAGGAGAGGCCAGGAGCCCACCAGCAGGGCATGCTTGGATATTCTTTTCTGCTCCTCACTCTTAAATTCTTGGCCTTTATATTGGAAAAAGCCAAAAGGAATGGTTGAGATCGGCTTTATTTCTGCCTTCCCTATCTTCTTCCCGCAAGCTGCTTTTTCTACCCGAGACCACCGCGCCCCAGATGCACCTCCGTCTCGCTCGTGTCGTCTCCGGCACCGGGCACCGGCGAGCCCCTCCGCCATCTCTCTAGCAACCTCACCCTCCCTTTTTCTTCAGCAATTGCCACCGCGGCCCCTAACCATAGTACCACTAGAGCTAACATGTCGTCGGAGCTAGCTTGCTCATGCCATTGCCACTTCCATAGGGAAACCAGTTGTATAGCACCACGCCCACCATGAGCGGTGTCCCTCGATCGCCATCtcactcgccgccgccaccagtcAACCTGCTACATACAGTACTGGCCCTTCCTCGGTCTCTAAGTCCATCGGGGACAGGTGGACCCCTCCTCCAAACCTCAACACTAAAAATTAAAGCTCACCGAGATGAAGGGAAAGAGGTGGAAGCATAATATTCTGCAGAGGTGTTCAGGCCGCTTGAGCTGCGGCGGAGCGTTTGCATTGTGTTGCTCTTATCGATGTTCTAATCCGACCGACCGAAGTTGTTACTTTAAGATGAGTTGAGTGTGGTGCGATTTGATGTTCCAATCCAACCGATCGTTGTTGTTTGTTCTTGTGTTTCATTTGGTTGTCCCGCTCAATTCGAACTTCCATCATCTTctttttaataatataataagtggtgtgtgtggtgggggtgggggtacAGAGATGTCTAGTATAGCAACATCCCCAAACGGACTGGGGATACAATTCCTGGAATACCGGAAGCCACCATGGAGAACTCATGCATTTTAattatttccaaaaaaaatgtgCAAGCATGTGTTCAGTAAAACACATGTCTTTTTTCAATTACAAGTGATTGTTTCTAGATATAAGTTGGTGACTTGGTGATTGCAACGCGAGCATCCGCATTATTGAATCGAAACATACATACGTATTGTACAACATTTCGATAGCCATTACTGAGAGCCTGATGAGATTGACAAAACGGTCGAACTAGGTGTGGTTCAAGACGACTTTCTGGTACTCGCCGtcgtgggaggcggcggccgcggcgccgctgaCGGGGAAAAAGAAGGGGTAGGTCTCGTAGCGCGCCATGCAGCTGCTGTAGAGCACGCGGCACCCGCGCCGGAAGCGGCAGTAGTTGGGCAGCTCCGCCACGGCCTGCGCCACGCACAGCCCGCAGTCGGCGGCGGTGATGTCCCTGGTGCACCACCCGAGCCCGTAGATGGTCGTCGCCGAGCCAAACCTCGCCGTCTCCCTCGCCAGCCCGCCGCTCGCGgggtcgccggcctccgccgccacccgcgccaTGAGCTTCCGCTCGGCGCGGTCGAACGCGTCGGGGTCGCCGCTGGCGTTCATGGTGTTGATGAGGATGAGCGCGTACCCGGTGTCCGGCAGGCCCAGGAAGTCGGCGTCGCCGTAGCGCAGGAAGCAGTAGTCGTACCAGACCCGCGCGTCCGCCTGGCCCCGGCACGCCGACGccgcctgcctcgccgccgcggcgacgcaGCGCGCGCAGTCGGGGGCCGGGATGTCGCCGCGGCACTGCGCCAGGCCCCagacggcggaggcgccgctgccggcggtGGCCGTGGCGTAGTAGGCGGCCGAGGCGCGCGGGACGAGTGAGGCGAGCACCTGGCCGATGCTCGCCTGCGTCTGCGCGCCCGTGAAGTTCTTGGCGCAGTACGTGCCCACTGGGTCCACGGCCGAGCTCAGCCGCggagccacggcggcggcggcgacgaggagcagCAGAAGCTGCAGCGGCGAGGACGCCATTGTTGGTTTAATTTGTTTGTGGatgtcgtcttcttcctcctgtcAGCCGGCTTGTTTGCTGCCTACTGGCTACTAGCATGCATATATAGGCATCAAGGGCAAGCTCTGGTAAATTATGCAGACGAGACGAGCGATTGGCGCCAAGAAATACGCAGCCAGACATGGTTGACTGGATATGGTTGGCGCGGAATTGGCAAGGGGTCCAGTATTCCAGTGAAGACGACGAAGCTTGTTGCCTTGTTGGCTTTGTGCAGACCACGGCACATGACATGATGCAGTGCAGATCGAGCAACGCAGGGACCCGGCCGGAGCTCTTGATGATAATGTCAACAAGCCGCTAGCTTCTAGAGCAGGAAGACGAGTCGCCTGCTGCAGTTGTAGATGGACTAGACGCTTTCTCTGGCCAAGGGAGATGCCAGCACACAGCATTGGCGTTGGCGGCGCCCATGCATCTGCAGCGACGACGACTCACCAGCGTCTACCTGAACACGCGTTGCTCGATTCTTTGCCAAATCCCAACCGAGATTTTGTTTAATTTTTTAACCCTTCGTCTCAACCAACGGTAGCACATGCAGGCAGATCATTTGTTTAACCATTCATGGTCTCGATGAGTACTTTTGCTGCTGGATGAATGGAGGTCGAGACCTAGTCATCTTCATGCATGTGTATTAATATTCCATGACACTGTCAAACTCAGAAATCGATCACTCAATCAGAATTAGTCATCGCAAGCAAGCTTAATAATAGTGTACAACACaatcttttgttctttctactGATCATACGGCAGCAGGTGGTGATGAgctaacatgcatgcatgaaaatCCATACGTGTCAGGAAGGCTCGCTTTCGCTTATCTTAATCACCATACATGTTCAACCTTGTGCATCACCATGTTGAATTGTGTCCATAATATGGACGCTGTACATGGGTACATCTCTATCTAACGAGTACTACCTCCGATCCGTTCTAGAAATATACATCATTTTGATCTTTTTAGATTTATAGTATTTGGATATAATATATCATATATGTCTATGTGGATAGTAAAAtctataaatctagaaaaataaaaacGACCTATATTTTGAAACTGAGGAAGTAACATGTAAAGAAGCATGGTGTGTTTGGTTGCCAAAAGTTTCTAGACTAATTTTAGTCCCTACCTGTCTGGTTCCGGAGTCTAAAAGGGACTATAAGTCATTAAATGAGAGCACAAAGTATCATATTACCCCTGACGTGGGGCTGGGGGTAGGAAGTGGAATAGTAGGCCTTATGTAGCCTTTTGGTTCCAAAAAGCTTGAGAGCAACTCCAAAAGATTAACTAAATTTTTTAGCTAAATGAAGAGGTAAACAAACTAGgtaaaaaataaaaagtttTTCATAGAGTGGGGTATCCAACAGCTTGTCCAAATTGCCTCTCCAAATCAACCATCCTCTCCCTCAACCTCTCTCCGGCCGTCTTggcacggcggcgcgacggTCAGGCCCCAACAGCGCGGTGTCCTCAGTGGGCGCGGGCTATTCCCGTCCCCGGCGTTGAGCTCGTCCGCCGCCTACCAACCCTTGTCGTTTGTTGCCGCTGCACTCCACCGCATCCTCCGTGAAGCAGTCCGGCGGGGCGAGAAGGAAGGCAGCCgacaagctcggcggcgccccGACCGTCTGGCCTGCGGCCCTCGCTACTCCGCCGGCGGCTGCCACATTGAGCTATCTCCTCGCATGAAAAGCTGACGACTCGGCGCACGGTGCCGTGTCGTCTCTGCTGCTGCCGCATTGAGCTCTCTCCCCGCGTGAAGGACCAACTCGTGGAACAAATTGAAGATCCTCCCAACATGAATCAATTAATTTGGTGGGTGATTGAGCTCTTGTCGCTGCAAAACACGGGACCAATTTCTTGCTGCCGCAATCGGAATTTCGAGCATTGTTGATTCGCCCAATGCAGCTGCAAATTGTCAAACTCAAGCTGCAATTATCCGAATCAACCTCTTGAATCCATGAATCAAGTTTCTCAATGCTGATTTTGTGCCGTTGCAACTCGAATCGAGCTCGGAGTTTGCTAGTGTGTCgggaggaggggggcggcggcgctcatggCAGGGCGCAGCGGGCATGGCGAGATGCGGCCGGGGTGCGAGCTTCAGTCGGCGGCGGGCATGGCAGGGTGCGTCGGGGCGGGGTGGCGTggacgggaggaaggagagagaggatgAGCACAGATAGAGATAGCGAAGCGATGTGCGGAGGAAAAGTAGCTCGCGAGGGGTGCGGAATGCCTATCCAAATAGCTATGATGGACAAATGAAGAGCTGTTGGATCTAGTTTTTACTCTTGTTTGTCTATTTTTAACTATctaatttttttagataaactGTTGGACTTGCTCTGGTTCTTTAACTCCAACTACTGGTTTAGCCTTAAAAATTTTCTCGTGTTTAGTTCTTTCTCAGTAACCAACCGAACATGCGTCGCAGCTTTTGTTGACCTGACCGGGACTACGGAATGCAGCAGTAGTGCAGGCGGCCATTGCGGAGTCAATGGTCAACGGGCTCGACGTGCCGACGTGGAGCAGCCCAGTCTGAGAGCGACGCGGTCCACGCACACCCCTCTCACATCTAGCGACGTCGATGTGGAGACGTCGATCGATTTGTAAATATATATTGCTGCGTGGCAAACCGgccactccactccactcccTGTCGCTAGTCGCTACCCGCCTCCGATCCGTCCGTAGCGCAGCAGCATGCATGGTTGTGTGGTTTTTATTCTTGCATGCTAACTCTTCGAGAAGCAAAACACATTAGTCGTATTAAGTTGCCTCAGGTCAACCGTTTTTGAAAACTTTGATTGCAACTTTTTATGTGTGTGTTCAGCGTGGTTGGGTATTGCAGAATAGGCGTTGGAGCCAGTGGCGAAGCTAGACTAAATTGAAAGGGGTGCATAGAGTTGAGCTGTGGAGGGTACATATACGATGAAAAATTAGACCTATCACTGATTTTTGCAAAAATTCATGAATGCATAGGCACCCCCTAACTTCTACTTAGCTTCGCCCCTGGTTGGTGCATCAAGTATTGTTTTGGAGTTGTATAGGATGATTTTGAGTTGTAGGTCCACGTTTGAGACCCGGTATTTgagtcttttttcttcttcttgtaaTACGGGTGCACTACCATCTTGTGCCTGCAGAAATCGAGCGATATTTTCATCATATATAAATTCTGTTTATAGAAATAGAAGCCTTCTTTTTTCT
The nucleotide sequence above comes from Panicum virgatum strain AP13 chromosome 3K, P.virgatum_v5, whole genome shotgun sequence. Encoded proteins:
- the LOC120697227 gene encoding cysteine-rich repeat secretory protein 55-like, whose amino-acid sequence is MASSPLQLLLLLVAAAAVAPRLSSAVDPVGTYCAKNFTGAQTQASIGQVLASLVPRASAAYYATATAGSGASAVWGLAQCRGDIPAPDCARCVAAAARQAASACRGQADARVWYDYCFLRYGDADFLGLPDTGYALILINTMNASGDPDAFDRAERKLMARVAAEAGDPASGGLARETARFGSATTIYGLGWCTRDITAADCGLCVAQAVAELPNYCRFRRGCRVLYSSCMARYETYPFFFPVSGAAAAASHDGEYQKVVLNHT